One region of Oncorhynchus nerka isolate Pitt River linkage group LG22, Oner_Uvic_2.0, whole genome shotgun sequence genomic DNA includes:
- the LOC115104738 gene encoding homeobox protein Nkx-6.1-like, producing the protein MLAVGQMDGSRQSAFLLSTAPLAALHSMTEMKTPLYPAYTLSSTGPASSTSPIATSPNPGGIPMSSPGIKTSSGMSSLGSLHQCIALGTPHGINDILSRPSVLAPGAAAAVAASTSAGILSGLPRFSSLSPPPPPGLYFSPSAVAVARYPKPLTDLPGRTPIFWPGVMQSPHWRDARFACSPHQNSILLDKDGKRKHTRPTFSGQQIFALEKTFEQTKYLAGPERARLAYSLGMTESQVKVWFQNRRTKWRKRHAAEMASAKKKQDSETERLNGASENEEDDDDYNKPLDPNSDDEKITQLLKKHKPNSSLLINTSENDSS; encoded by the exons ATGTTAGCAGTGGGGCAGATGGACGGGTCCCGACAGAGCGCTTTCCTCCTAAGCACCGCACCTTTAGCGGCTCTGCATAGCATGACGGAGATGAAGACCCCACTCTACCCAGCCTACACATTATCTTCCACCGGTCCGGCCTCTTCTACCTCACCTATTGCCACCTCTCCAAACCCCGGTGGCATCCCGATGTCCTCACCGGGGATCAAAACATCCTCCGGAATGTCATCTCTCGGATCGCTCCATCAATGCATTGCGCTAGGCACACCTCATGGAATAAACGACATCCTCAGTCGTCCTTCGGTCCTTGCCCCAGGagctgctgctgccgttgctgcGTCCACTTCTGCCGGCATCTTGTCAGGACTGCCCCGCTTCAGTAGCTTGAGCCCCCCGCCACCCCCTGGACTCTACTTCAGCCCCAGTGCTGTGGCAGTGGCTCGCTACCCCAAGCCCTTGACAGACCTTCCAGGCAGGACCCCGATATTCTGGCCAGGAGTCATGCAAAGCCCACATTGGAGAGACGCCAGATTCGCATGTTCACCGC ATCAAAATTCTATACTGCTTGACAAAGATGGAAAAAGAAAGCACACACGTCCCACCTTCTCTGGACAGCAAATATTTGCCCTAGAAAAGACTTTTGAACAAACAAAATATCTGGCTGGACCGGAGCGAGCACGACTGGCCTACTCGCTGGGAATGACAGAGAGCCAAGTAAAG GTGTGGTTTCAAAACCGAAGAACGAAATGGAGAAAACGCCACGCGGCTGAGATGGCTTCGGCAAAGAAGAAGCAGGATTCGGAGACGGAGAGGCTGAACGGGGCCTCGGAGAAtgaagaggatgatgatgattataacaAGCCGTTGGACCCTAACTCAGACGACGAGAAAATAACACAATTACTGAAAAAACACAAACCAAACTCCTCACTCCTTATTAATACATCAGAAAACGACAGTTCGTAG